The Henningerozyma blattae CBS 6284 chromosome 6, complete genome genomic interval AAATTTATTGAGTGCATATcgaaatattaattattttttttttcaatatttcttACAATAcgctattattttttttttggatttttCATATAGTATTCATTAGTGAATATTGCATTAAAAGAACGAAAAAAAGGTACACTTGCctattttaattatcaaattaatCATCATACAAACAAAAATACGAAAAGAAAAgagacaaaaaaatataatagaataagagataaacaaataaagTATACACGTCGttatttttagtttatAGTTTGGTTATGGAATGAATAATGAATGGTGGCCAATGTAAGGCAAGATGTCGGTGTGTGTATAACAAGTGCATAATCCAATATagtaattataattaatcACAGTCAAATATTAGCAAGTATTAGCAAGTactgaaaaaatattaaaacacGAGaccaaaaagaaattaaatccGGACCACAAAAACCGGAATTGGAAAGTGGGAATTAGAAATGGAAAACGATATTGAAATGGATATTCTAATGAATATAGATATTTGATATGAATATGGATATAATATCTGTATATTGAAATCGGAATAAAAATCAACTCGAATTGAATCGAATCTAACAGAATCTAATTGGATAGATATGCAGGAGACTTAGTGCACCCACAGATACCCGTGCACAACGTGTATTGCCACACAAGGATACGTCTTTAGGTAAGCATACACAGGCACTTTATCAGAGTTTGCCAAGCTTCCGGTGCCTGTCGGAGATTCCTTGCTGCGATGACTACTGTGTCGATGTTCCGGAACCAGAGAAACATCCGCAATGGTGTAAGGGGAAGGGCCCACAGGCATGGCTGCTGGAATTGGAAGTATTATCACCTGTTTAAGACCGTGCCTGTATTTCCCTCGTACAGAACACTTCTCAAGAATCTCCCAAAAGGAAAAACCACGCCATTAAAAAGGCTGTAGCCCCGTCCACGGAGATTGGCCGGATAAACTTCCGTGCTGCGCCTACGTAGTGCTCGGTAGAATAACGCAGCACGAAGTGCGGGTGGGGCTAGACCGGATCTGGCTATTTAGATGCCAAAACAGGAATCAGGAACGCGAGGCACGGCGTGGAGAACACGGCGCAGCACAGAGACCCGCACTGAGCAGGCGCAGCTAACAGGGCACAAGGGGTTTCTACATTGGAAAAAGACACTGAGGGGTAATTTGTGCTGCGGTGTGTTCTGTGTGAGTCACATCAGGAGGCAGAGAAAAGCATGTATAAAGTTCAGACACAAACGTAATGCATTAGTGATCCATTTTCCGATTGGGAAATATCTACAAGGCATTGGAAAGGCATTGGAAAGGCATCGAAAAGGTATGGAAAAGGTATCTATTAGCCTTAAATGTCTGTGTCATATCCGTGCCCTATCTTTGCCCTAGCATTGTGGTCGAAAATTCAAGGCACAAACAAACAGAGTCCAATAAACAGAAACTTATAATATTATGCTTATGCTATTTACTTTTGTTGTGTGTATATGGTGTGTGATTGTATAGGTACTGAAGAAAGCAAATCAAAGGCGTATTAGGTGATGCTAATGGTGTTAAGGATGTTAAGAAAGAGTATGATAATGAGACCACTCAAGTTTGTGGTGTAGTGTGTGGTGTTGGGAAGTACAGTGCTTATTGGAGACTCAGGCTAAATCTTAGCTAAGCTGAAAGACAAAAGGGCTCTTTGTTGACTGGAGTTTGACTCAAATGCTAAGAAGCTTTCGTTACTGTCGGGCCGACGTTAACTATAATCTAATGTAAATAACCTTTTAGTATTACCCCATACATAGATAGGTATCGTATAACAATTTACTTAGTGTACCTAATGTTTTACAGagtgtttttttttggtgtATTTGGTGttttatttagaattttgCATAACGTCTTGCTTAGCGTTCCGCTTGGCGTTTTGCTTCACATTTAACGTGTTTCTTAACGTACCCAATCATCTTTCTCTTGacatgtttttttttggcaATTAATGCATTTGACAAAATGGGTGTGTGCAAAAAAAGGGGacacaaaaataaatattaaatcaaaattaaaaaaaaaaaaagaaaattattcaacTATTTCCCTATTCATGCGACAAAAGGTGTACCTAAACTAGAGGGTGTTTTGGGAACTTAATCACAACTTGCCTATACAATGACTTCTCGAAGACTTTTCGCGATACTAGTTTAGGTgccaagaaaatattacaatCTCGTTCTACTATGGGTGGGATATAGGCATGTAATTGAATTCTTGTACTAATATTGGctttgtaataattttacgTCGTTTTCCGCCAATCAGTTTGGACCGTGTTTAGACCTTTATTGAAAGAGTGAGGGGAAGGTGAAAGAGGGTGAGAGATATGCTCTACCCTCATGGGCGTCGATCCCTTATTCTATACGAAACTCAATACAATCTCACATGACTTTTTCATTATCCCTTAAGCGCCAGTCTTTtgagtatttttttattcactCCGATCGCATGCACTACAATTACACACACgaattttattagttttGCCTTTTAGGCTTACCATTAATGAAAGATATCTTTGCTTAATGAGTTGGAAACGTGGCTTATTGTATTTTAGCGGCTTCCATTATTTCAATCCCCCTTTTCTTCTCTTCTCTTATCTTATGTCATCTGCTCTGTCCTACCCTTTTCTTCTATACATTGTTCTATAAATTCCTCCAAACCTTGTGTTGTCCTGTCTAGTCATTCCACTTCCGCTTTATAACGATACTTTTATTGAGAAAAACTAACGAATGAAGTGCGGGTTTAGCTCAGTTGGGAGAGCGCCAGACTGAAGAATACTTCGGTTTAAGATATCTGGAGGTCCTGTGTTCGATCCACAGAAGTcgcatttatttttttaattttctttaaacgtaacaattttaagctTTGCTACTCCCAGTAGTGTATCTTTTTGGCTGctagtttaataccaactgtttattaaactagaCAACTACATACTTGAGCCtatgtaagttaaatattattattattacgttccgatttgttcactatacacttccatcttttgtatttcgtTCGTTTTGTTCTACCCATACCCTCTAGTTTATTTCAtttagctttagattcttaaatagaatttatgttcatgattcaCTTACTTGTTAATCTACATGTTCATTCCGTTATCAGGTGATCCTGATTTATACACGTGACTAAAGTAGCTCACACTACGTGACAgcatttatattttttttttgagaATTTTCACTTTTCACGTGATTTagcttttttttagttGACCTAATTGGTGTCACATGTTTgactttttcttttctttttaattcttttttccGTCACACAGGTGTCATCTGGCGCGCTTGTTTGCGATAACCCCAGAGTACCATTGAATGAAAACTTCGGTTTCACTCCGAAAACGGGGCCAGATAACTAAGGCTTTcgatatattattatagtaCATTTGACAAATAAATACTAAGGATCTCTAtacaaattttatatattaaaatttacacgtatatatatatatttttaattgcaTATTACATATTGCTCTTATATCAAACAATAACATAGAGAGGTATTCATTTTTGCGTTTcgttttgtttatttttttttcgttgattttttttcccttaATACAACACCTCGAGCAAAGATCCCTTAATAAACCATACACACTCTCACACATACATACACCATGTTAAGATCAAACATCATCAAAAACTTATCCACAAAGAGGTTCTATTCGGAAGTTTTAAACTCTTCAAAACTTCAAATCACCGATTTATCAAATGGGATCATCGTCGCCACTACTAATAACTTGTCAAACCCAGCTGACCCTCCAACCATTGGATTAACTTTTGGTTCGGGTTCTTCTTCGGAAACTCCATACAACAATGGTATTTCCAATATCACTTCTAagattttccaaaataattCCAACTTGGCTCAAGCTTCTCAAAATGGGTTTAAATTGAATTCCATCGTCGAGAGagaatatcaaaattattcagtcactttgaataataaagatactTTAGGTGCTTTGAAATTCTTACAAAATAGTTTTggtgaaaataataaatctctCTCTGAAGCAAATGTTGCTGAAGCCAAATCAAAAGTCTTGAATCAATTGGAACAATTCGAAGCTGTTGATCAAAATAGTAGAATCATCGAACATTTACATTCCACTGCATTCCAAAATACTCCTCTATCTTTACCAAAGAGAGGTACTGTTGAATCAGTTGAAAATGTAGAAACCTCAGATGTCCAAGCTTTTGccaataaaaatttcacCAATTCAAATGTGGTCATTGTAGGTTCAGGTTTCAATGATGTAGTTGCTCATAAGGAATTCGTCAAACAAGTCGACTCTatcatttctttaaataattcgGAATTGATCCCTAAGGATCAATTGAAACCTGTAGCCAAATCCACTTTCTTGGGTTCAGAAGTAAGATTGAGAGATGATACTTTACCAAAGGCTTGGATCACTATTGCAGTGGAAAGTGAACCATTAACTTCCCCAGATTATTTAACTGCTAAATTGGCTTCAGAAATCTTTGGTTCTTACAACGCTTTCGAACCAAGATCAAGATTACAAGGTGTTAAATTATTGGATAATTTGCAAGAATATCAATTATGTGAAACTTTCAATCATTTCAATTATAGTTATAATAACACTGGGTTATGGGGGTTCTCCACTGTAACCACCAATTTCTCTCAAATTGATGATCTATTACATTTCACTTTGAAACAATGGAACAGATTGACAATCTCAATAACTGAACAAGAATTAGCAAGAGGTAAAgctttattgaaattgaaattaggGTTACCTGTTTCCAACTCAATTAACAATTCCATCATAGGTTCTAATATCTTAAGTCAAGTGTCTCCAATTGATCAACCAAATGATTCAACTAACTTATTGGAAacttataaaaaaattgattccATAACTATAGCTGATATGAAGAATTGGGCTTCCAAGAGATTATGGGATCAAGATATCGCCATTGCCGGTGCAGGTCAAATCGAAGGGTTATTAGATTACATGAGAATGAGAAACGATATGTCCATGATGAGATGGTagtttttctttaatatatcaattatcatatatatatatattcttaaCAATTCCACAGtttgattaaaaaatttcccCCAATTagattttatctttttccatattattttttttttatttttctgtgaaaaaatttacctATTTTTTGTCTTCTATTCCCTCctattttgatttatttatttaaaatgagatatatgatatatttattactttattatttattctatAACTTGTCTATATATTAACagtttttttgaaaaaaaaatatatattcttgttttttgaaataaaattaataatattcttgataaatttacaaatttataaaaaaaacttaaatTTTAGTGTTACTAAAAGATGAATGATTAAAAAACTAATGAAGTtactatataaatatagataagtatattaaaaaaatgaaaaaaaaaaatattgttacatacatatttgtattaattgaatatgGGTATTAgaaatcataataataatagatagAAGATGCTTGAGTTTGAAATGAAGATGTgtgataatattatataataaaaaataacgaaaatgaaataaaaacaagGAAAAAATACTGATGCTGGaagtttgaaaataataatacgtTTTAGGATAGATATAGTTATaggtttgtttttttctctaATGCATTGTGAGTTGAATCTTCCAAATTTGAATCCTTTAAATTCGATTCAGATTCATTATCGGCTAATGTGGTTTCAGACGGAGATTTCaatgataaattagtaTTGTTCTTATCATCTGTTGTAGTTGAAATTGACCCCTCATTATGATAACTATTATTCATCGATTTTTGTCTTTTAGTTACATGAATATTATCTGATAATATATCTTCAATGGAATCTACATTGTTGTTATTCCCATTATAAAGAGAGCTTGtataatcataatcatcTAATTCTGTCGATATCTTACGCTTTAATGACGCggtttttatatattcttgcTGTggatcttcttcttcttcttcttcttcttcttcttcttcttcttcttcttcttcatttcCGTCCACTTCTTCTTtctcttcatcatcatcagtTGTATTTGTTAACTCATCCATATCCATAGTAGAATTGTCTATgtaatcatcatcatcttcatcatcatcctCGTCATCCTCCTTTGAtagtaatatattatttgatggaCGTCTATCACACTCATCATCAAGTTTATCCTTTTGTAAAGTTACATTTTCGTCTGAagcttctttttcttttgattctaaaatatcaatatcttcCTCTAAATCTCGGTCTTCCTTTTCTGGCTCTTcctcttcatcatcatcatcataacCAAAAGTGGAATTAATTATACCatctatttcttttataaatGGTTTTAATTGTGACTTTGTATCTTCATTTAACCaatctaatttaattaaagacACATCATTTGAAggattttgatttttttcaattatattaatagaattaaaattcgaatatttataaattgaaTCAACAAAACAACATTTTTCCATAgaattaacaaatttagaaaattcattaattttgaaaaatttcaatggATTAAAAcataattcaattattctaataatagtaaatggtagatttttattcttaaaaaatttttcatttaaatagttgccaaattttaaaatttttccgtttaattctttatctttactattaaaaatttcgaAAGGGATAGTTTCAGTCATATGATTAAGTAATtgatcaataataatttgtttttgatCACAATCATTCAAAAGagattcatttttattgtttagaATATCGTTTAAAAGGGTATATAAttctaaagaattaatCCCCATTCTGTGACCAAgtaaatcttcttcatcactattattttcagtATTATCTAATGTATCCAAGGGAACTTCTTTTTCAGTTTCATTTTCAGTATCAGTTTTCTGTTGGTCTAAATtctttgatattattaaagtattatcatcactattattatttataacagaagcagaagcagaagcagaagcagaagcagaagcagaagcagaagcagaagcagaagcagaagcagaagcagaagcagaagcagaagcagaGGCTGGATTagtattagaattagaagtAAAGTGCTCTGTCATATCTTAAATATCCTTTAccttattgaaaaaaaaaataaaaaaactaatttaTTCTCTAATTCTTTTGTTACTCTTTCAATTATCTTTAGTAtatgaattttattataatttcaaCTGCTgcaataattcttttgttatttctttatttttttaaaatatttattttattttattcttttggTTTCATTTCTTTTCATGCAATAGTAGTTTGCATagattaatataattatatttcatatCTCATCATATCATTTCTTTCCTAGTccgttattttttttttttattcattttcgTATTTCGGATTTGCGAATGACGaaaccaaatattttttttttatcattggcaaaattgataaaagtttaatttttttttgtttaattaatattttaattttctcaATCGCCCGAAATGTATCCCAATTGGGAGCCTGCCGAGAGCGAAAAGTATCatcaaattagaaaaatgaTAAGTGAATCTatatgtaaaaaaaaaactagaattaatttcaatcaatatattataattatcaaatCAAACACATTTGCCATGTATAGAGCAATTCTAAGGAGGCCATGTGCAAGGTCGAACGTGTCTTTGCTTGCCCCAATCGTACGTCCCAATTTTGTGAGAGTAACACCGTTTAGAGGATTAGGATATTCGAGCGTAAgatataatgatttaaaaaaggaTACTCCAGACTCCgtgaataaaaatattacaaaccAACCGGAAGATTTGATTGAAGGTCTTGCAAGTAATAAAGAAGATTTGAATGAGAGCATTGCAACCCAGGTACAAGAATTGGGTGAAAATGTTGCAACTCAACAACaagattcaaataatctCATTGGCAATATTCAAGAAGGGATATCGGACGAAGAAGCACAAGAATGGTTAGATAGTATTCAAGAACTTCGAAAAGAGTTTGCATCGAATGGTCATTTCTTACCTGAGGAGGCATTAGCTCCACCAGGACAAGCTCGTACAAGTATTTGGGATTCTTCGTCGACTATCAAAGATTCTATCGATATGGAATTTGAAGGGTTGAATGACCGTTGGAAACCAAGAGTTCCAAGTTACCAAGAGACTAAAGAAGTTCTTGAATCATTAGACGATCCTGTCATCAGACATATTAcgaatttaataatgagaGATGGGAAACGTGAAAAGGCACAACGTATCTTATCGAGAGcgttatattatttattctgTGAAACTCGTAAGGATcccaaaaaattattgcaTGAATGTCTTGATTCATTAGCTCCATTAGTGACCACCAAGACTTTCAAAACTGGTACAGCCAAAGCTGCAACTATTCCTGTTCCCCTAAGTGAAAGACAAAGACATCGTATGGCATGGAAATGGATCATGGATGGTGCCAATAAGAGAGTATCGAGTGATATTTCTGTTCGTCTTGGCCAAGAATTATTGGCTGTTTATAATGGGAATAGTAGTGGGTTTGAAAAACGAAACCAAATGCATAAGACTGCTGTAGCCAATAGAGCatatatcaaattcaaatgataacATTGTATTTACTTGtacatataaatataaatatatatatataaaatatagttcttttctatataactatattaatttaattcaattttcatGGAAATAACCCAAAGATATTCCTATAACAGAGCCCACCAAATTAGCCAATATATCTTTGGTATCGAATTTACGTTTCCCACCAGTTAAATAATCTTGAATGAATTCACTAAAGATGGTAACGACAAAACatataattgaaatcacataatatttattcaatttaataaccaattctaaatcattatatGCCAAGAATCGTTGTTGAATTATTCGAGTTGTGGGTTCTATTCTTAAATACTTGTACCTTAGAGTTTTGACCAATAAGAAAGCTTCAATGGTAAAGACAATCACATGGGCTATCTTATCATGGTTCTGAGTAATAGATTTAACGAATTCATTAGTAGTTAATAACAAATATAGAGATAGTGTGGTAAAAAGTAAAAGTGTTGTAATATAGTTTTTCCTAAATTGGGAGACCATATTGTATTTACCATTTTAGATACGATCTCATTATAGATCTAAGATGATCGCATCTCATTGTTTTGTCCCTTTCTAGCCAAGCCAATAATTAGGAGACGTAACCAGCCCTAAGCGTGCCCTAAACAGCCCTAAACAGCCCTAAACAGCCCTAAACCAACCACGAACCCTACAAAATTCTCACAAACCCTAAATCACGTGcacaaatttttcaaccCCGCTCCCGGCGCATTTCCGAATCCGTCGCCGTATGTTCCGAATGTTTTCATGATAGGAGATTCCCAGATATTCAATTCTTCACCATGTCTCGGGGAGATTGACGGCGTATGCTAGGATAGCATGGAGGAAGAGTTCCTGTCTCTTAGGATTCGCATGTTGTCGTggtattaaaaaagaaatacaAAGCAACTTACTTTATGTTAAACATACTTCAATGTAtccttttattatttttattattattttttatttttaatattttcttatatatttattttcatattcatttttatgatcattttttttcttggtaTATTCTTCATTGGACCATTAACACCATTTTGATTTGTATCTCCTATCTTATTTGACAACAAGATCCATTGCTATTCCTCCCCAatctattttcttttttaattttctcaATTCCTCAATTCTCTTTCCTTTCCAAACAAatcaaatacaaaaaacCTTTCGATCTTCACGTATCTTCATTGAAACATGAACTCGTTAACTTTACAAACACCATTGACTGCTTCTGAGCAACAATTGTATGCTCAGAAGTTCCGTCAATTGGATCCGGAATCCCTGGGGATCGTCACAGGTGAATCTGTTAGACCGTTATTGGCCTCCACTGGCCTTTCTTCTAATATGTTGTCCAAAGTCTGGTCTCTAGCTGATGTCAACAACAATGGGTTTTTGAACTTCAGTGAATTCAGTGCTGCATTAAGAATGATTAGTCATTTACAGCAACTACCCACTCTGAATATAACCAAGGATCTTTATGCTAAACCTTCTCAAAGCTTAGTCAATTTCAATGGAGTAGTTCGTCCTCCTCCTGCTTCAAATCAACCTGCACAAGGTTTATCTCCTTCTAACACTCCTTCTAATGAAATCCCTCTATTGAATAGCAATGATGTCTCAAAATTCTCTCAATTGTTCGATAGATCTACCAACGGTGCTCAAACTTTGTCTGGTGATAAGGCAAAGGATATCTTTACCAAGGCTAATCTATCAAACCATCTCTTGGGTGAGATTTGGGCTCTTTGTGATAGAAACGCTTCTGGATCTCTAACTAAAGTAGAATTCATCATGGCTAT includes:
- the COR1 gene encoding ubiquinol--cytochrome-c reductase subunit COR1 (similar to Saccharomyces cerevisiae COR1 (YBL045C); ancestral locus Anc_7.484); this translates as MLRSNIIKNLSTKRFYSEVLNSSKLQITDLSNGIIVATTNNLSNPADPPTIGLTFGSGSSSETPYNNGISNITSKIFQNNSNLAQASQNGFKLNSIVEREYQNYSVTLNNKDTLGALKFLQNSFGENNKSLSEANVAEAKSKVLNQLEQFEAVDQNSRIIEHLHSTAFQNTPLSLPKRGTVESVENVETSDVQAFANKNFTNSNVVIVGSGFNDVVAHKEFVKQVDSIISLNNSELIPKDQLKPVAKSTFLGSEVRLRDDTLPKAWITIAVESEPLTSPDYLTAKLASEIFGSYNAFEPRSRLQGVKLLDNLQEYQLCETFNHFNYSYNNTGLWGFSTVTTNFSQIDDLLHFTLKQWNRLTISITEQELARGKALLKLKLGLPVSNSINNSIIGSNILSQVSPIDQPNDSTNLLETYKKIDSITIADMKNWASKRLWDQDIAIAGAGQIEGLLDYMRMRNDMSMMRW
- the PSY4 gene encoding Psy4p (similar to Saccharomyces cerevisiae PSY4 (YBL046W); ancestral locus Anc_7.485), whose amino-acid sequence is MTEHFTSNSNTNPASASASASASASASASASASASASASASASASVINNNSDDNTLIISKNLDQQKTDTENETEKEVPLDTLDNTENNSDEEDLLGHRMGINSLELYTLLNDILNNKNESLLNDCDQKQIIIDQLLNHMTETIPFEIFNSKDKELNGKILKFGNYLNEKFFKNKNLPFTIIRIIELCFNPLKFFKINEFSKFVNSMEKCCFVDSIYKYSNFNSINIIEKNQNPSNDVSLIKLDWLNEDTKSQLKPFIKEIDGIINSTFGYDDDDEEEEPEKEDRDLEEDIDILESKEKEASDENVTLQKDKLDDECDRRPSNNILLSKEDDEDDDEDDDDYIDNSTMDMDELTNTTDDDEEKEEVDGNEEEEEEEEEEEEEEEEDPQQEYIKTASLKRKISTELDDYDYTSSLYNGNNNNVDSIEDILSDNIHVTKRQKSMNNSYHNEGSISTTTDDKNNTNLSLKSPSETTLADNESESNLKDSNLEDSTHNALEKKTNL
- the RSM7 gene encoding mitochondrial 37S ribosomal protein uS7m (similar to Saccharomyces cerevisiae RSM7 (YJR113C); ancestral locus Anc_7.486); this encodes MYPNWEPAESEKYHQIRKMISESICKKKTRINFNQYIIIIKSNTFAMYRAILRRPCARSNVSLLAPIVRPNFVRVTPFRGLGYSSVRYNDLKKDTPDSVNKNITNQPEDLIEGLASNKEDLNESIATQVQELGENVATQQQDSNNLIGNIQEGISDEEAQEWLDSIQELRKEFASNGHFLPEEALAPPGQARTSIWDSSSTIKDSIDMEFEGLNDRWKPRVPSYQETKEVLESLDDPVIRHITNLIMRDGKREKAQRILSRALYYLFCETRKDPKKLLHECLDSLAPLVTTKTFKTGTAKAATIPVPLSERQRHRMAWKWIMDGANKRVSSDISVRLGQELLAVYNGNSSGFEKRNQMHKTAVANRAYIKFK
- the TBLA0F02740 gene encoding uncharacterized protein (similar to Saccharomyces cerevisiae YJR112W-A; ancestral locus Anc_7.487); translation: MVSQFRKNYITTLLLFTTLSLYLLLTTNEFVKSITQNHDKIAHVIVFTIEAFLLVKTLRYKYLRIEPTTRIIQQRFLAYNDLELVIKLNKYYVISIICFVVTIFSEFIQDYLTGGKRKFDTKDILANLVGSVIGISLGYFHEN